In one window of Rhinopithecus roxellana isolate Shanxi Qingling chromosome 15, ASM756505v1, whole genome shotgun sequence DNA:
- the B4GALNT4 gene encoding LOW QUALITY PROTEIN: N-acetyl-beta-glucosaminyl-glycoprotein 4-beta-N-acetylgalactosaminyltransferase 1 (The sequence of the model RefSeq protein was modified relative to this genomic sequence to represent the inferred CDS: inserted 1 base in 1 codon; deleted 3 bases in 3 codons), which translates to GEKLTSVTDGRGVHAAPSTQRAEDSSESREEEQALEGRDLDMLFPAGAGKLPLNFTHQTPPWREEYKGQVNLHVFEDWCGGAVGHLRRNLHFPLFPHTRTTVKKLAVSPKWKNYGLRIFGFIHPARDGDVQFSVASDDNSEFWLSLDESPAAAQLVAFVGKTGSEWTAPGEFTKFSSQVSKPRRLMASRRYYFELLHKQDDRGSDHVEVGWRAFLPGLKFEVISSAHISLYTDESALKMDHVAHVPQSPASHVGGRLPQEDTSADMLRPDPRDTFFLTPRMESSSLENVLEPCAYAPTYVVKDFPIARYQGLQFVYLSFVYPNDYTRLTHMETDNKCFYRESPLYLERFGFYKYMKMDKEEGYEDEEEEVQRRAFLFLNPDDFLDDEDEGELLDSLEPTEAAPSRSSPPSPAPAAHAEPGATPAPPTPPRPRDEGTPRHSRALSWASRAARPLPLFLGRAPPPRPAAEQQPPKVYVTRVRPGQRAXPRAPAPRAPWPPFPGVFLHPRPLPRVQLRAPPRPPRPQGRRTGGPQATQPRPPARAQTTQGGQEGQARTLGPAVPTVDSNLSSEARPVTSFLSLSQVSGPQLPGEGEEEEEGEDDGAPGDEAASEDSEEAAGPALGRWREDAIDWQRTFSVGAVDFELLRSDWNDLRCNVSGNLQLPEAEAVDVAAQYMERLNARHGGRFALLRIVNVEKRRDSARGSRFLLELELQERGGGRLRLSEYVFLRLPGAHVGDADRESPEPAPAASVRPDGRPELCRPLRLAWRQDVMVHFIVPVKNQARWVAQFLADMAALHARTGDSRFSVVLVDFESEDMDVERALRTARLPRYQYLRRTGNFERSAGLQAGVDAVEDASSIVFLCDLHIHFPPNILDGIRKHCVEGRLAFAPVVMRLSCGSSPRDPHGYWEVNGFGLFGIYKSDFDRVGGMNTEEFRDQWGGEDWELLDRVLQAGLEVERLRLRNFYHHYHSKRGMWSVRSRKGSHMGAS; encoded by the exons ATGGTGAGAAGCTGACCAGTGTGACCGACGGCCGGGGGGTCCATGCTGCGCCATCCACACAGAGGGCTGAGGACTCCAGTGAGAGCCGTGAAGAGGAGCAGGCG CTTGAAGGTCGGGATCTAGATATGCTGTTTCCTGCGGGGGCTGGGAAGCTGCCACTGAACTTCACCCATCAGACACCTCCATGGCGGGAGGAG TACAAGGGGCAGGTGAACCTGCACGTGTTTGAGGACTGGTGTGGGGGCGCCGTGGGCCACCTGAGGAGGAACCTGCACTTCCCGCTGTTCCCTCAT ACTCGCACCACCGTGAAGAAGTTGGCCGTGTCCCCCAAGTGGAAGAACTATGGACTCCGTATTTTTGGTTTCATCCACCCAGCGAGGGACG GAGACGTCCAGTTTTCTGTGGCCTCAGACGACAACTCGGAGTTCTGGCTGAGTCTGGACGAGAGCCCCGCCGCTGCTCAGCTTGTGGCCTTCGTGGGCAAG ACTGGCTCCGAGTGGACAGCGCCTGGAGAATTCACTAAGTTCAGCTCCCAGGTGTCCAAGCCCAGGCG GCTCATGGCCTCCCGGAGGTACTATTTTGAGTTGCTGCACAAGCAGGACGACCGCGGCTCGGACCACGTGGAAGTGGGT TGGCGAGCTTTCCTG CCTGGCCTGAAGTTCGAGGTCATCAGCTCTGCTCACATCTCCCTGTACACAG ATGAGTCAGCCCTGAAGATGGACCACGTGGCCCACGTC CCCCAGTCTCCAGCCAGCCACGTGGGGGGGCGTCTGCCGCAGGAGGACACCAGCGCAGACATGCTGCGGCCAGATCCCAGGGATACCTTTTTCCTCA CTCCGCGCATGGAATCCTCGAGCCTGGAGAACGTGCTGGAGCCCTGTGCCTACGCCCCCACCTACGTGGTCAAGGACTTCCCCATCGCCAGATACCAGGGACTGCAATTT GTGTACCTGTCCTTCGTTTATCCCAACGACTACACCCGCCTCACCCACATGGAGACGGACAACAAGTGCTTCTACCGCGAGTCTCCGCTGTACCTGGAGAG GTTTGGGTTCTATAAGTACATGAAGATGGACAAGGAGGAGGGGTACGAGGATgaagaagaggaggtt cagcgCCGAGCCTTCCTCTTCCTCAACCCGGACG ACTTCCTGGACGACGAGGACGAGGGGGAGCTGCTCGACAGCCTGGAGCCCACAGAGGCGGCCCCGTCCAGGAGCAGCCCCCCGTCCCCCGCCCCAGCGGCCCACGCAGAGCCCGGAGCCACCCCTGCTCCGCCAACCCCTCCCCGCCCCCGGGACGAGGGGACCCCCAGGCACTCCCGGGCCCTGAGCTGGGCCTCCCGGGCCGCCCGCCCCTTGCCGCTCTTCTTGGGCCGAGCTCCGCCCCCGCGCCCTGCAGCGGAGCAGCAGCCCCCAAAGGTGTACGTGACCAGGGTGCGGCCGGGACAGCGGG TCCCCCGGGCCCCAGCGCCGCGCGCGCCCTGGCCGCCCTTTCCCGGCGTCTTCCTGCACCCCAGGCCTCTGCCCAGAGTGCAGCTGCGGGCGCCCCCACGCCCACCCCGGCCCCAGGGCCGCAGGACCGGCGGCCCCCAGGCCACACAGCCGAGGCCCCCAGCCAGGGCGCAGACCACCCAAGGAGGCCAGGAGGGCCAGGCGCGCACGCTGGGACCTGCGGTGCCCACAGTGGACTCAAACTTGTCCTCCGAAGCGCGGCCCGTGACCTCCTTCCTGAGCTTGTCCCAGGTGTCCGGGCCGCAGCTGCCCGGGGAGGgcgaagaggaggaggaaggggaggacgATGGGGCCCCGGGCGACGAGGCTGCGTCCGAGGACAGCGAGGAGGCCGCGGGCCCGGCGCTCGGACGCTGGCGTGAGGACGCCATCGACTGGCAGCGCACGTTCAGCGTGGGCGCCGTGGACTTCGAGCTGCTGCGCTCGGACTGGAACGACCTGCGGTGCAACGTTTCGGGGAACCTTCAGCTGCCGGAGGCGGAGGCCGTGGACGTGGCGGCTCAGTACATGGAGCGGCTCAACGCGCGCCACGGCGG GCGCTTCGCGCTTCTGCGCATCGTGAACGTGGAGAAGCGCCGGGACTCGGCGCGAGGGAGTCGCTTcctgctggagctggagctgcaggAGCGCGGGGGAGGCCGCCTGCGACTCTCCGAGTACGTCTTCCTGCGGCTGCCAGGAGCCCACGTGGGGGATGCAGACAGAGAAAGTCCCGAGCCCGCTCCCGCGGCCTCTGTGCGCCCCGATGGCCGCCCCGAGCTCTGccggccactgcgcctggcctggcgCCAGGACGTGATGGTGCACTTCATCGTGCCAG TGAAAAACCAGGCGCGGTGGGTGGCGCAGTTCCTGGCGGACATGGCTGCGCTGCACGCGCGCACCGGGGACTCGCGTTTCAGCGTCGTCCTGGTGGATTTCGAGAGCGAGGATATGGACGTGGAGCGAGCCCTGCGCACCGCGCGCCTGCCCCG GTACCAGTACCTGAGACGAACCGGGAACTTCGAGCGCTCCGCCGGGCTGCAGGCGGGAGTGGACGCGGTGGAG GACGCCAGCAGCATCGTGTTCCTCTGCGACCTGCACATCCACTTCCCACCCAACATCCTGGACGGCATCCGCAAGCACTGCGTGGAGGGCAGGCTGGCCTTCGCGCCCGTGGTCATGCGTCTGAGCTGCGGGAGCTCGCCCCGGGACCCCCACG GTTACTGGGAGGTGAACGGCTTTGGCCTTTTTGGGATCTACAAGTCGGACTTTGACCGGGTCGGAGGCATGAACACGGAAGAGTTCCGAGACCAGTGGGGGGGTGAAGACTGGGAGCTCCTGGACAG GGTCCTGCAGGCAGGGCTGGAGGTGGAGCGACTCCGGCTGCGGAACTTCTACCACCACTACCACTCCAAGAGGGGCATGTGGAGCGTCCGCAGCAGGAAGGGCTCTCACATGGGGGCGTCCTGA